CGCAGGCGCTCACCGCGGTGGCCGTCATCAAGATGGGCGGCGATTTGCCGATTCAGATCGGCCGTAATGGCAAGCGCCTCGCCAAGCAGATCATCGGGGATATCTTCATCTGAAAAATCGATATCGGCTTCAGTCAGGGCCTGGGCCCGGGTCAACTGTGCTGCCCAGCCATCATACAGACGGCCCAGCTCACCGCGAGACTGGCGCTGGGCCTGGCGGCGCTGGGCGTCTGTTTCGGCGTCAATCAGGTCGGCCAGGCCCTCTGCGGCAGTCAGGTCAAATTTGCCGTTCTCGAAAGCCCGGCGTGAGAATTCCCCGGCTTCGGCAGGGCGCAAACCCGGTAGCCCCGAAAGGGCGTCAACGATAGCGCCGATCACCGCCGGGCCGCCATGAAGATGCAGCTCAACCACGTCCTCGCCGGTGAAGCTGGCGGGGGCCGGAAACCAAAGGGCGAGGCCGTCATCGAGAACGGTATCTTTATTTTTGGGACACCGGAAGCTGGTTCTTGTCGCCTGACGCGGTGACGGCAAGGGTCCGGCGCTCAGACGTTGCAGCGCCTTACCTGAACCGGGACCGGACAGGCGAATGACCGCGATACCGGCGCGCCCGGCTCCGCTGGCCAGCGCAAAAATGGCCTCCTCCACGCTCATTCATCATCCTTAAGCATCAGGCGCTCGACCGGTTTGCCATCCTGAAGGTGTTGCTCAAGAATTTCATCAACATCATCGCGGGTTTCCATGCGGTACCAGATGCCTCCCGGATAAACCACCACCACCGGGCCCAGCTCGCAGCGATCAAGGCAGCCGGCGGAATTGATTCGGATTCC
Above is a genomic segment from Rhodospirillaceae bacterium containing:
- a CDS encoding (2Fe-2S) ferredoxin domain-containing protein, which encodes MSYYRLHVFCCTNQRPETHPRGSCAARGSVKLRDYMKVRAKELGLLGIRINSAGCLDRCELGPVVVVYPGGIWYRMETRDDVDEILEQHLQDGKPVERLMLKDDE